The DNA sequence GACCGCCAGATGACCTCCCCACCCTCTTCCTTTTCCGCCCCCACAGCATCATTGCAAGTGTGTGTAGTGTAGCGACAAAAAGGGCAGGCATATCACTATGTACATCACTGCTTCCCTGAGGCAGTCTTGCTCTGAAGTTGTGCACTGCAGCGGAAAGATAGGAACTCCGAGTTCAGCTTTTAATGTTGGGCATAAGCTTGCTATGCTTTCATAAACCCGTGGGCAAGTAGcgttccttctctgcttctcttttggATTCCTCACTTATCAAACGGGCACCAGGAGCTTTACAAACACTTCGTGGAGGGAACTGCTGGAGATCCTACAAGGCAAAGCCCAGGCGGTGGGAAACGATGACAGGTTGGGTGGGCGGCGCCGCAGCAGCCTCCCGGTCCCTCGTGGTGCTGGGTACCCAGAGAACAGAGAGCCCGGTTCTGAGCTGGACCATCAGGGCTCGGCGCCGGGGCGCCATCCCAAGGCTCCGGCGCCACCTCGGCATCCCTCCCTCGCTCCCGGCTCAGTGACCACCGTTTTCTCACTTACCGGCGGCCCTCGTTCGGCCCCACCAGTCAGCACGGATGGTTCAGTCACCGGTACCTTCTGGGCGTCCGTGGAAACACCAGCCGGCTGGAACTACTTCCGGTCCCGGCATGCCGCCATTGGCTGTTCAGACAGGGGCGGGGCGGAGCCCATCTCTGATTGGCTGAGGTTCCCGGGGTCGTGGTGGAACGCGACTGGGCGGCTCGAGTGCCGGCCGGACCTCTGTAGGGGTGTACCAGGTGTACCAAGCGCTTCCGTGTGTGTGGTGAGCGGCGGGCCCGGGAGGGGGGCCGGGACCTGGCGGCCGCGAGCTTCCCGCTTCTTAGCACCGGGCTCAGTTTGCCTCTCGCCTTCCTTTTCTTCCCGTTCATCCCTAGAGTGCTGTGCTGTGAACTCTTTGCCGATTAGTGTTGACAGCTTGGCTAACTTCTTCATCCTTCAAAACCTATGTCTGGTTTTTGTTTCCCATCGTGTATCCGTGACCTCTGGGGCAAGATCCGCGTTAATTTCTGCCCACATCACATCTATCATAGTGCCTAACACAGAGTTGGAAACTAGGACCTGTTTGTTGGACGGGAAAATTCCATCTTTAACTTCCTTAGCTCCCTGTCCCATCAGCTTGCAGTCTACAAATACATCTAGATTGAGGGTTCTTGGACATTGAGCAAAACACACAGGACACCCTGCCCCACGTATCCGTGCTCCCTTAGCTTTTTAGCATTCTTTTGTCCTCAGTATTCTTTTCCCCATTTAGCCTCTTCTTCTTGGTTTCACACGCCCGTTTCCCAAGGCAGTTTTTGGATTTGGGTACAAAATGGCAACCATCATCTAAACTGTCTGCATCTCTCTCAGTCTTCTCCCTTCATGTGTGTTTTCTTGAATCACCCTTGACTCCTCTTAATTGGCATTGGTTCTGTTTTAGTCTCAGTATCGTGATCATCTTGTTTCCCTCAACCTCTCCGGAGTGTCACATTGGTTATTCTCTCTGAGCTCCATAAAAGGACCCAGCTGTCCTGTACCCTTTTCCTTTTGAGTTCTTCTGGCCCACAAGTGGGGTGGAGGATTTGTTTGCCTTCCTATGGCTTGTGAGTGTGCTGAGTGAGTGAAGGACATCGTTTACTGTTTTGCCTACTGTGGCAGATGTTGAGTGAATGGAATCTGTGTGTGGTACAGTGTGCATCAGGCGTCCAGTCTCTTGCTGTCATTCATTTTCTGTGGAGCTGATGGGCCACACTGTCCTCAGATCTGCTATAGGCCTCTTTTGTGAGTCTACCCTGCAGATAACTGTATAACTGAAAACTCGGGCTGTGACTGAGCTCTGCATAGTATGGTGGTGGGAATCTCACGGATTCCATTTGAGGAATCAGGAGATTGGCCTCAGATCCCTGCTGAATATGTAGAGATAATATTATTTGCAGAGCATGGGTCTATCTGTGTCTCCAGTGGGATCTTAGTTTGGTTGGAGAGTGGAAAGCTGGTTTTAGAAGTCCTTTTTAGAAGAGGACTTTAGATGTGGACTTGTTACCTGCCTGGATTCAGCTGCTGGTAGGCATGATAACTACAGGCCTTGGATGGCGAGCGGACTTGTATGGCAGTGGGGTTCTTAGGGAAATAGTGCCATTAGGGGACAGACGTGGGAGGCTTTGAGTAGGATGTTGAAGCCCAGTGTGTGATCTGACATTGTGatatatacttgtaatcccagcactcagagggctgaggcaggaagactagcCTGGCCTTCATAGTGAGTACTTGTAATGGGGCTAGGGAGGTTCATCTGTTAACAGCACTTGCTTTGAAATCATGAAGACgaaagttcaaatcccagcacccatgtaaccAGCCACTACACACTTGGCTTGTAACCCAGCCAGTAAGAGGTCACAGACAGGGAGACCACGCCTCGAATAGATGGAAAATGAATGGCTTGGGActccatcttctgacctccttgtaTGTAGGAGCACAGATTTTCACATTCGCATAGGCATTCACATAggcattcacacactcacacggcaaacacataagaataaaaaaagaagcaggcTAGGTGGTCCATGGCCCAGGCTTGCACTGTGTCCcactctgccctctgctggctgtTATATGCCTAGCACTCTTACTTTCTTCCTGCTTGTACTCACAGAATTAAAATACTGAATTCTAGATCAGAGCGATTCTTACTGAGAACTAGCTGATAGAAATTTGTGAATGCTCAGGATTccaggaaaaaattttaaaaggaaattcagTATTTCGTTAACCTTTGCATTTGGGGTGAAACAAAAGAATGTAGATGCCATGATTAGAACTGCTCTTGCCACAGTAGGGTAGGCTGGTGCCCTAGGACGCGACCCTGGCTTTATGTGTGCCAGAGCAGTGCTCTGCAGTTGCTCCGCTTCTCCAGAcacagagtttttgttttgtttttagagatggtttctctgtgtgaccctggctgtccttgaactcactctgcagaccagactggccttgaactcagagatccacctgcctctgcctcctgagtgctgggattgtaggtatgtGGCACCATCTCTAGGCtaaagttgtttttaaagacagtctcTTGCTATATAACCCACGGTGGCCTTGAaatcataatcctcctgcctcagcttcacgAGTACTAGGCTCAAAGGTGGGTGCTACCATAGCTAGCTCATTGTTGTGCTCTtgctttttttctactttctccaTCTTCTGCTGCTTTGCAGTGCTGAGGGGTAAGCCCAGAACCTTGCATGTGGTAACAAGAGTTCTGTCAGCGAGCTTTAGCCCCAGCCCCACAGaggtttctatttaaaaatttatatgtagtgggtggtggtggcgcacgcctttaatcccagcacttgggaggcagaggcagaaggatttctgagtttgaggctagactggtctacagagtgagttccaggatagccagagctacacagaaaccctgtctagaaaaacaaaaattgtatgtaaagccaggtagtggtagcccatgtctttaatcctagcactcaggaggcagaggctattTATGTCTATTTAATAggaaacccatttttttttactattacttgggtttttatatattatgtaatgtTTAAATTAGGGTTAACATACATACCTCACCAAAtatcatttcttgtttttttgtttgtttgttttgttttgtttttgtttattttggtttttcgagacagggtttctctgtgtagccctgggtgtcttggaactcatgctgtagaccaggctggcctcgaactcagaaatccgcctgcctctgcctcgcaagtgctgggattaaaggtgtatgctaccactgcccggctaaactttatttgtatatatggcTGGGTAAAGGCATGCATGTTAAGGCACACATGTtgaggtcaggggacaattttCATGagttgagtttttcttttcacCATGTAGGCTCCAGGGACCAAACTTATTCGTGATGACAAGCACCTTtaatccactgagtcatcttgctggcccaaacACCGTATGTTTTTtagtttccctttttaaaaaggtatgtttcctattttaattatgtgcatgcatatatcgTTTGTGTTTGGGCATGTACATATGAGTGCAGGTTGTCATGGAGGTCAGGACAGGGTCTTGGATCCTCAGGAACTGAGGCTACCGTGGTTGTAAGTTGCCCAGGGTaggccgggggtgggggttgtggtTGGGAGCTGactttggatcctctggaagagcactacatgctgttaatcactgagctacctcttctgcaaacataatttcttttttgtttgtttttgtttttgtttttgtttttttcatatttttgagacagggtttctctgtatagcccagccctgactgtcctggaactcactctgtagaccaggctggccttgaactcagaaatcctcctgcctcccaagtgctgggattaaaggtgtgcaccaccacttcctggccataatttttttttttaaagatttatttattataatatctaagtacactgtagctatctttggacacaccagaagagggcgttagatctcattatggatggtagtgagccaccatgtggttgctgggatttgaactcaggaccttcagaagaacagtcagtgctcttaactgctgacctatttctccagctcccaaacATAATTTCTTTATGTTGAAATATCTGAAATCCTCTTTTATTCTGTGTTTGTGGTTGTGGTGTTTGATGTCTTCGACTTTCAAGGGACATCCTGCTCTGAAGTGCAGAAATATTCACGTGTTAACGGTTGCTGACTCTTGATCTTGTTTAGTTCTAGGAAGTCACCTTTGTATTGACTGTATGGCCTCGCTGGTGGCATATGACGATTCTGACTCCGAGTCCGAGGCTGACTCTGCCAGAAGTGGGGATGCTGCAGGTCAGATAAGTGATGCCTCTGGTATGAGCAGACCTTCTGGGATGGGGTTTGCATCTAGCACAGTGACCAAAGAGGTGGCACAGCACACAAGGAACACTCCTTATGAAGGTCCAGGGAAGCAACGTTTGCCGCTGGCTCGGCTCTGGAGAAGTGACCCTGGGTCTTGTCCCAACCAGAGGCTACACTGGCCCTCAGAGGAACCTGACATCACCTTCCCTACCAGTGAGCCTCCCCGACCTTCTCTGTGGATGAGCCGAGCTCCAGTTGTCCATGTGCCCCTAGCAGCTGCCTGCCTTAAGCCCCTACGACCTGCCTGGGATACCCTCAGACCGTCTCATGATCAAAGCAAACTTGAAAGCACTGCTGGAAATGCCAGCTCTTCTCAGAGAAAAAGGGGTGAGGATTGTGTGCTTCCCTATGTCcccaagagactgaggcagctgCAAGCGCTGAATCCAGAAGCCAGTGGGGGCAAAGATGTAGAGCCCCTGGGGTCCTCTGCAGGGTGTGCCCCGGCCCCACTCTGCGTGGCTCCCACAGTGTCCGAGTTCCTCCAGCCATATTTGAACAATCAGTACAGAGAGACTACGGTTCCCAGGAAAGTGCTTTTCCACCTTCGAGGCCACAGGGGCCCAGTCAACAGCATTCAGTGGTGTCCAGTCTTTTGCAAGAGCCAcatgcttctctctgcttccatggACAAAACCTTCAAGGTAAGACGAGGGGAAATAACTCCCAGTGGCTCTCAGGTATAAGCTACTGGGATGCTTTACTGACTGGAGTCAGGCAGGCAGTGAGTGGACACAGGTTACACAATCTTTGGAAATTTCTGTAGTTCTCTTTGGTACACTGGAGAGAGAGTTCTTTATGGTCAGCCTCAGGTCTTTGGTCTCTCCTGCCtaattccttccttcccagtGCTGCCTTGTACTACAGCATTAAGTAAATTACAGTATGACCGGACGATAAACACTTTACTTCATTTGATAGTAATACATACGTATTTTaatttcaagacagtgtttttctgtgttgctttggctgacctggaacttgctctgtagaccaggttggtctccaaCTTATaggagatccccctgcctctgttgggattaaaggctgcactAGTACTGCTCAGCatgcatatattattttaattcaagTATGCCgtaattccttttctttcctgaggTTGGACATTTTGTCACCTTTAGTAGCACATCCCATGAACGTCCCCTTCCAGAGcctgatatttatttatagatggTCTCCCAAAGCAGTAGTTCAGACTTGCCTATAAGGCTGAtagcccctgtgtgtgtgtgtgagagagagagagagagagagacagagagagagcgacagagacagagagagacagagagagagaaagagaaagaaagaggtagaTGTTCTATTGCTTGTGAGGTCACAGAAATTGTACATCTGTTTTCAGGGGGAtacagtgttttaaatttttttttgtttttttgagacagggtttctctgtatagccctagctgtcctggaactcattctgtagatcaggctgacctcgaactcagaaatctgcctgcctctgcctcccaagtgctgggattaaaggcgtgtgccatcactgccccgctttttttgtttttttttgtttttttttttgtttgtttttttgttttttgtttttttagaggcTCTCATTGTGTGTggctagccctggctggcctagaactctaatgtagaccagattggcctcaaaggcaaagagatctgcctgcttctgcttaaGTGCTCGGATGAAAGACATGTACCATCATGCAATACATTTAACTGAAGCCTGTTACTGCAACTTGTAGCCAGCATACTAAATAAGCTTGAGATATCTGGAACAATTAAGCTATAAGGGCTGTAGTGCTCCTGGCACTGAACACTCTGAACCTTTTGCTAATAAGCTGTGAtgcctcttcttgcttctccttGGAAGAGCACGGCTTCCAACAGCCTGTACAGGGTAGCTGGTCTCTGGCCTAAGTGGGTCTCCCTCACTAAGTGGGTCTGATGTCTTGTCGGCAAAAGGGCCCTTTATACCTGTGTTACCTGTGTTACATGATCACTTGAGAATTATAGTGTAGGCTAGGAAGGTGGTTCATTTAGTAAAGTGCTTATAATCACAAGCACTTGATTCTCAGAATACATGTAAAAAAAGGCGGGTGGGTAAGCAGgacctggtggtgcacacctttaatcccagttctcagaaggcagaggcgggGGATCACTTaagtaggccagcctggtctacaaagcaagtccagaatagccagggctatacagagaaaccctgtctcaacccctccCCACAAAAAGATGGGTGCCTGATTGTAAACCTAGTCTAGGTAGGTGGAAAGAAATGGGTCCTTCGGGTCCTCTGCTCAGCCAGCTTAGCTTACACGGTGAAGTATAGACTGGTGAGAGACCCAGTCTTAAAAACAAGGCCGGTGCTGTGCTAGTGAGAGTGACTACTGCTTTGATGAAATGCCAGAGGCatgctggggaggaaggggtCGTTGGCTTACACGTCTACACAGTagtccatcatggaaggaagacaggacaggaactcacacaggtgGGACCTGGAGGCAGCAGATGATGCAGACTAAGGAGGGGTGCTGATTGCTtgctctcatggcttgctcagtgtgctttcttatagaaagaaccctggaccaccagcccagagttgataccacccataatgggctgggcccttccttcaccatcaatcactaattaagaaaatgcctgcagGGTTGCTTATAGCTGGAccttatggaggcactttctcagttGAAGTGCCTTTTCAGATGACTCTTATCTATTGTAATGCCTGAAGAACAACAATTaggagctggagtgatggctcagcagatcaggggcactgaggcagggggatctctgtgagcttgaggccagcctggtctacaaagcaagtccagaaTAGGACTAAAAGcaagattcaattcccagcagctgtctgtagttccagttctaggggatctgacacctccaTACAGACAAACAAtttatgcaagcaaaacatcaatgGATGTGAAATAGAAATTGTGAAacagaaataagtaaaattaaaaaaaaaataaaaacagctaaagttgtcctctgacatttaCACGCATACCCACATAAACACATGAGCACCTGAACATGCATGTATACCCAACTACAATTCGccccacaaaaaccaaaacacctatTGCAGAGCAGGACCCAGTAGGGACTCCCATCGGCCTCAGTCTACTCTGTCCTCAGCATTCTCAAAACCACTCATCCCTTTGTCTGTCGATGATGTTTTGAGCCCCAGCCTACCAATGccagaaggcattttctcaagggaagaggggaagaccCAAATACATAGACGTGTGCTGTGTCTGTGGGTGGTGGCTCTAGACAGACATTGACAGAACAGCCAGAAACTCTTGTTTGCCTCTGGCAGGGCTGATGTGTTCTGTTCAATTCTGTGAGCCATGCTTTGGTGCTTCTGCGGTGTTGGGCTGTGTAATATATGTGAGGGGCGTTCAGTGATCTGGGGTGGCTCATGGCAATCCTGAACTGACCCAGAGTCCTGAGAACCTGATGCACAGAGGCCAGCAGGGCATGGGGCTTGTCTGAGGGTTTCAGTTGGGCCCAGGATCTTAGCAGTATCTGGCTGACTCTGGAATACACAGGACACCCCTTGTGTTTGAGCTCACCTGATTGCTGGAATTCTTTCCTCTTTTGTCCTGTCTTCTCTAGgttccttcccctttgcctcttgcTTGGCCAGTTTCTACTGAACAGTCAAAAAGCAACTCAGAACAGGACCCATGAAGACTGTTTATCTATTCTGTGGTCTTAGGTTGGGCAGTGTGCTAGGAGCAAGGGCTAATGGAGCCAGATGGGTCATGTCCTTCCTATTGGGACCCTCAACAAGCTGTGCTTATGCTTAGCCTTCCGTCTTTCCACCGTTCCCTGTGCACTGTCCAGTGTTTGAATGTGGAGGTCCCTGCCTTTTCGATGAGCTTGGCTGCTGCCTGGGCTCCATCTCCAGTCCTTCAGGACTAACGGCAGGGCAATGCTCACAGGTGGAGGGGTTTGCTTTA is a window from the Mastomys coucha isolate ucsf_1 unplaced genomic scaffold, UCSF_Mcou_1 pScaffold6, whole genome shotgun sequence genome containing:
- the Wdr25 gene encoding WD repeat-containing protein 25 isoform X2; protein product: MASLVAYDDSDSESEADSARSGDAAGQISDASGMSRPSGMGFASSTVTKEVAQHTRNTPYEGPGKQRLPLARLWRSDPGSCPNQRLHWPSEEPDITFPTSEPPRPSLWMSRAPVVHVPLAAACLKPLRPAWDTLRPSHDQSKLESTAGNASSSQRKRGEDCVLPYVPKRLRQLQALNPEASGGKDVEPLGSSAGCAPAPLCVAPTVSEFLQPYLNNQYRETTVPRKVLFHLRGHRGPVNSIQWCPVFCKSHMLLSASMDKTFKVWNAVDSGHCLQTYSVHSEAVRAARWSPCGRRILSGGFDFALHLTDLETGTQVFSGQSDFRVTTLKFYPKDHNVFLCGGFSSEIKAWDMRTGKVVKGYKATIQQTLDILFLHEGSEFLSSTDASTRDSADRTIIAWDFRTAAKISNQIFHPPMALIIAPHGVLRSREERRLIKIEHSVGHRESS